A genomic window from Streptomyces sp. MST-110588 includes:
- a CDS encoding SDR family oxidoreductase, with amino-acid sequence MNEIENNETTGINGKSTDGAGTRSRSGSGVAGKAALVTGGSRGIGAAIARRLAEEGADVALTYEHRADRAAAVVADIEAMGRRALAIQADSGDATAVPAAVEKTAEALGGLDILINNAGLFVVGPVEDLGAAEIDRALAVNVRAPYLAARAAVPHMREGGRIISIGSNVAGRTVFPGFTLYAMTKTALIGMTKGLARDLGPRGITVNLVHPGPTDTDANPADGSNADAIRGLTVLGRYAAPDDIAATVAHLAGTGGRYVTGAAIDVDGGFNV; translated from the coding sequence ATGAACGAGATCGAGAACAACGAGACCACCGGCATCAACGGCAAAAGCACGGACGGCGCCGGCACCCGCTCCCGCTCCGGCTCCGGCGTCGCGGGCAAGGCCGCGCTCGTCACCGGCGGCAGCCGGGGCATCGGCGCGGCGATCGCCCGGCGGCTGGCCGAGGAAGGCGCCGATGTGGCACTGACGTACGAGCACCGCGCCGACCGCGCCGCAGCCGTGGTGGCGGACATCGAGGCCATGGGGCGCCGGGCGCTGGCGATCCAGGCCGACAGCGGCGACGCGACCGCCGTCCCGGCCGCTGTCGAGAAGACCGCCGAGGCCCTCGGCGGGCTCGACATCCTCATCAACAATGCGGGGCTGTTCGTCGTCGGGCCGGTCGAGGACCTGGGGGCGGCCGAGATCGACCGCGCGCTCGCGGTGAACGTCCGCGCGCCGTACCTGGCCGCTCGCGCCGCGGTCCCTCATATGCGCGAGGGCGGCCGGATCATCAGCATCGGCAGCAACGTTGCCGGACGCACGGTTTTCCCGGGATTCACCCTCTACGCGATGACCAAGACCGCCCTGATCGGCATGACCAAGGGGCTGGCCCGTGACCTGGGGCCGCGCGGCATCACCGTCAACCTCGTCCACCCGGGGCCGACGGACACCGACGCCAACCCCGCCGACGGCTCGAACGCGGACGCGATACGCGGTCTGACCGTCCTGGGCCGCTACGCCGCCCCGGACGACATCGCGGCCACCGTCGCCCACCTGGCCGGCACCGGCGGCCGGTACGTCACCGGCGCGGCCATCGACGTCGACGGCGGCTTCAACGTATGA
- a CDS encoding PAS domain-containing protein — MPEQARSTADQDPPQPDSDDSGLLAALLDGMDAALCAFGADGTVTHWNREAERILGWTAEEAVGRPGLAGWAVRKEDAEGVQAGLLAAMTAPGRQVNEFALLTKDGRRVLVRTQSSAVTGADGKPVGVYCAFSEVHAQIDLERSIALSEALFDDASWGVVLVDADLRPAVVNTHAARALGVGRTAMLGRPLGDLLAQGVEELEGALQHVLAEGAPPAAAELWVTLRSADAEETRRCWRSGFLRLASPLAEEPVPLGVGWLFQDITEAKRAEQESSLLRFRAQQLHRAGRAAGECEDPVEAAAVHLDFALAGFADHGLVDLAAAARGASGVSGASGAAGTSGAGTGAGAGVSAVSGGGGDASVSGAFGAADAAETAGVEGAGGVAEAAGKQSAAGDVNADADTGADTDARADSPAGAGNVPQGAAWLDVSPGPGPSGGLSGPSGASGPSGMSGAVDDPGAGGLSGHGALRLVRAIASPAGAPGPSEAVPATGIPVAYGANHPAMQAFERRGSVRAAAGAVPAEGWAAARKWPDGTVHGLCAVLRSRGRTLGVVTFLRGASRRPFDRADAMYAEDVAARIAAALDLSGLPAGR; from the coding sequence GTGCCGGAGCAGGCGCGCAGCACCGCGGACCAGGATCCGCCACAGCCGGACAGTGACGACTCCGGGCTGCTCGCCGCTCTTCTGGACGGGATGGACGCCGCCCTGTGCGCCTTCGGCGCGGACGGCACCGTCACCCACTGGAACCGCGAGGCCGAGCGCATCCTCGGCTGGACGGCGGAGGAGGCCGTCGGGCGCCCGGGGCTCGCCGGGTGGGCGGTCCGCAAGGAGGACGCGGAGGGGGTGCAGGCCGGCCTGCTCGCCGCGATGACGGCGCCGGGCCGGCAGGTGAACGAATTCGCCCTGCTGACCAAGGACGGGCGCCGGGTTCTGGTACGTACCCAGTCCTCCGCGGTGACCGGCGCGGACGGCAAACCGGTCGGCGTGTACTGCGCGTTCAGCGAGGTGCACGCGCAGATCGACCTGGAGCGGTCCATCGCGCTGAGCGAGGCGCTCTTCGACGACGCGTCGTGGGGCGTGGTGCTGGTCGACGCGGACCTGCGCCCGGCCGTGGTCAACACCCACGCGGCGCGGGCCCTGGGCGTGGGGCGTACGGCCATGCTGGGGCGCCCGCTGGGCGATCTGCTCGCCCAGGGCGTGGAGGAGCTGGAGGGCGCGCTCCAGCACGTCCTGGCGGAGGGCGCGCCGCCGGCCGCCGCCGAACTGTGGGTGACGCTGCGGTCCGCCGACGCCGAGGAGACGCGGCGGTGCTGGCGCAGCGGATTCCTGCGGCTGGCCTCCCCGCTGGCGGAGGAGCCGGTTCCGCTGGGGGTGGGCTGGCTGTTCCAGGACATCACCGAGGCCAAGCGGGCCGAACAGGAGAGTTCGCTGCTGCGCTTCCGCGCCCAGCAGTTGCACCGGGCGGGGCGCGCGGCCGGGGAGTGCGAGGATCCGGTGGAGGCGGCGGCGGTGCATCTGGACTTCGCGCTGGCGGGGTTCGCGGATCACGGGCTGGTCGATCTCGCGGCGGCGGCTCGTGGGGCTTCAGGGGTCTCGGGGGCGTCGGGGGCTGCGGGGACCTCTGGGGCTGGGACTGGGGCTGGTGCTGGTGTGTCTGCCGTTTCCGGTGGGGGCGGAGATGCGTCTGTGTCCGGCGCGTTCGGTGCTGCGGATGCGGCTGAAACGGCGGGAGTGGAGGGAGCGGGGGGCGTGGCGGAAGCCGCGGGGAAGCAGAGCGCGGCAGGAGACGTGAACGCAGACGCGGATACGGGCGCGGATACGGACGCGCGTGCCGATTCCCCGGCCGGTGCCGGGAATGTGCCGCAGGGGGCTGCCTGGTTGGACGTCTCGCCCGGGCCCGGCCCGTCCGGCGGCCTGTCCGGTCCGTCCGGTGCATCCGGCCCGTCCGGCATGTCCGGTGCCGTCGATGATCCGGGCGCGGGCGGGCTGTCCGGCCACGGTGCGCTCCGGCTCGTACGGGCCATCGCTTCGCCCGCCGGTGCGCCCGGCCCGTCGGAGGCGGTCCCGGCGACGGGCATTCCGGTGGCGTACGGCGCCAACCACCCGGCGATGCAGGCGTTCGAGCGCCGTGGCTCGGTACGTGCGGCGGCGGGTGCCGTACCGGCCGAGGGCTGGGCCGCCGCCCGCAAGTGGCCGGACGGCACGGTCCACGGCCTGTGCGCGGTGCTGCGCAGCCGGGGGCGGACGCTGGGTGTGGTGACGTTTCTGCGCGGCGCCTCGCGCCGTCCCTTCGACCGCGCGGACGCGATGTACGCGGAGGACGTCGCCGCACGCATCGCCGCCGCGCTGGACCTGTCGGGGCTCCCGGCCGGCCGCTGA
- the pdxH gene encoding pyridoxamine 5'-phosphate oxidase — MREHYRADGLLEDDLADTPYEQFAHWFKEAVVSGVHEPNAMVVSTADAAGRPSSRTVLLKRFDAHGFVFFTNYTSRKGRDLAENPHVSLLFPWHPLARQVIVTGTAARIGRDETAAYFRTRPHGSQLGAWASEQSAVVGSREELERAYEELAARYPAGEQVPAPPHWGGFRVTADTVEFWQGRANRLHDRLRYVRTEGDGEVGGAVGDERWVVERLAP; from the coding sequence ATGCGTGAGCACTACCGCGCCGACGGGCTCCTGGAGGACGACCTCGCCGACACCCCGTACGAGCAGTTCGCGCACTGGTTCAAGGAGGCGGTGGTCAGCGGAGTGCACGAGCCCAACGCGATGGTCGTCTCGACCGCCGACGCGGCCGGGCGGCCGAGCTCAAGGACCGTACTGCTCAAGCGGTTCGACGCGCACGGCTTTGTCTTCTTCACCAACTACACCAGCCGCAAAGGCCGTGACCTGGCGGAAAATCCGCATGTCTCGCTGCTGTTCCCCTGGCACCCGCTCGCCCGTCAGGTGATCGTGACCGGTACGGCGGCCCGGATCGGCCGCGACGAGACCGCCGCGTACTTCCGTACCCGGCCGCACGGTTCTCAATTGGGGGCATGGGCCAGCGAGCAGTCCGCGGTCGTGGGGTCCCGGGAGGAACTGGAGCGGGCGTACGAGGAGTTGGCCGCCCGTTACCCCGCGGGCGAGCAGGTGCCGGCGCCACCGCACTGGGGCGGCTTCCGTGTCACTGCCGACACGGTGGAGTTCTGGCAGGGGCGCGCGAACCGGCTGCACGACCGGCTGCGGTATGTCCGTACGGAGGGGGACGGTGAGGTGGGTGGGGCTGTCGGGGACGAGCGGTGGGTCGTCGAGCGGCTGGCGCCTTGA
- a CDS encoding citrate synthase 2: protein MSDFVPGLEGVVAFETEIAEPDKEGGALRYRGVDIEDLVGHVSFGNVWGLLVDGAFNPGLPPAEPFPIPVHSGDIRVDVQSALAMLAPVWGLKPLLDIDEATARDNLARAAVMALSYVAQSARGQGLPMVPQKEIDKAGTIVERFMKRWRGEPDPKHVAAVDAYWTSAAEHGMNASTFTARVIASTGADVAAALSGAVGAMSGPLHGGAPSRVLGMIEEIERTGDATAYVKQALDRGERLMGFGHRVYRAEDPRARVLRRTAKELGAPRFEVAEALEKAALEELHNRRPDRVLATNVEFWAAIVLDFAEVPAHMFTSMFTCARTAGWSAHILEQKRTGRLVRPSARYVGPGARSPREIEGFADIAR from the coding sequence ATGTCCGACTTCGTACCCGGACTCGAAGGAGTCGTCGCGTTCGAGACGGAGATCGCCGAACCGGATAAGGAAGGCGGCGCACTGCGGTACCGAGGCGTCGACATCGAGGACCTGGTCGGACACGTGTCCTTCGGGAACGTCTGGGGCCTGCTGGTGGACGGCGCGTTCAACCCGGGCCTGCCGCCCGCCGAGCCGTTCCCCATCCCCGTCCACTCCGGCGACATCCGGGTCGACGTACAGTCCGCGCTGGCGATGCTCGCGCCCGTATGGGGACTCAAGCCCCTGCTGGACATCGACGAGGCCACCGCCCGCGACAACCTCGCCCGGGCCGCCGTCATGGCACTGTCCTACGTCGCCCAGTCGGCGCGCGGCCAGGGCCTGCCGATGGTGCCGCAGAAGGAGATCGACAAGGCCGGGACCATCGTGGAGCGCTTCATGAAGCGCTGGCGCGGCGAGCCCGACCCCAAGCACGTCGCCGCGGTGGACGCCTACTGGACCTCGGCCGCCGAACACGGCATGAACGCCTCCACCTTCACCGCCCGGGTCATCGCCTCCACCGGCGCGGACGTGGCCGCCGCGCTCTCCGGCGCGGTGGGCGCCATGTCCGGACCGCTGCACGGCGGCGCGCCCTCCCGCGTCCTGGGCATGATCGAGGAGATCGAACGGACCGGTGACGCCACCGCGTACGTCAAGCAGGCGCTGGACCGCGGCGAGCGCCTGATGGGCTTCGGCCACCGCGTCTACCGCGCCGAGGACCCGCGGGCGCGGGTACTGCGCCGTACGGCCAAGGAGCTGGGCGCGCCGCGCTTCGAGGTGGCCGAGGCCCTGGAGAAAGCCGCGCTGGAGGAGCTGCACAACCGCCGTCCGGACCGGGTGCTGGCCACCAACGTGGAGTTCTGGGCGGCGATCGTCCTGGACTTCGCCGAGGTCCCGGCGCACATGTTCACGTCGATGTTCACCTGTGCGCGTACGGCCGGGTGGAGCGCCCACATCCTGGAGCAGAAGCGCACGGGCCGGCTGGTGCGCCCGTCGGCCCGCTATGTCGGGCCCGGCGCGCGCAGCCCGCGGGAGATCGAGGGCTTCGCGGACATCGCCCGCTGA
- a CDS encoding TetR/AcrR family transcriptional regulator yields MGTGAVTPGRAPQQERSRATRRKLLEAAVACLAERGWNGSTVAVVAERAGVSRGAAQHHFRTREDLFTAAVEHVAEKRQGALRAVARDLPPAGSAARTRRVVEELVGLYTGPLFRAALHLWVAAGDEEQLGKRVTALEARVGREAHRTAVELLGADESVPGVRETVQGLLDMARGLGLANLLTDDTARRGRVVGQWARIIDEVLNPPM; encoded by the coding sequence ATGGGTACGGGTGCGGTGACGCCGGGCCGGGCGCCGCAGCAGGAGCGCAGCCGCGCCACCCGGCGGAAGCTGCTGGAGGCGGCGGTCGCCTGTCTGGCGGAGCGCGGCTGGAACGGCAGTACGGTCGCCGTGGTCGCCGAGCGGGCGGGGGTCTCGCGGGGCGCGGCGCAGCACCACTTCCGTACCCGGGAGGATCTGTTCACCGCGGCCGTGGAGCATGTCGCGGAGAAGCGGCAGGGGGCGCTGCGGGCGGTGGCCCGTGATCTGCCGCCGGCCGGTTCCGCCGCCCGTACGCGCAGGGTGGTGGAGGAACTCGTAGGGCTCTATACGGGGCCGCTGTTCCGGGCGGCGCTGCATCTGTGGGTGGCGGCCGGCGACGAGGAACAACTGGGCAAGCGGGTCACGGCGCTGGAGGCCCGGGTCGGGCGGGAGGCGCACCGTACGGCGGTCGAGCTGCTGGGGGCGGACGAAAGCGTTCCGGGGGTCCGGGAGACCGTCCAGGGGCTGCTGGACATGGCCCGTGGGCTGGGGCTGGCCAATCTGCTGACGGACGACACGGCCCGGCGTGGCCGGGTGGTCGGGCAGTGGGCGCGGATCATCGACGAGGTGCTGAATCCGCCGATGTGA
- a CDS encoding enoyl-CoA hydratase family protein: MSGVSPSSEESSERFLGESAEESLASDPQAPDVAVPLVRCERERGITTLTLDSPGNRNALSVRLVGELYEGLAEAARDEDTRAVVLTHTGSTFCAGADLSEATALSEATAAGGPGPGAPTAAPLALARLLRTVVELPKPVVARVTGHVRAGGLGLVGACDIAVAGPGATFAFTEARLGLAPAVISMPLLPRMDPRAAARYYLTGERFDAAEAARTGLVTVAADDPDAALGPVLDGLRKGSPQGLAAAKRLATAEVVRAFDRDTRALAEESARLFASPEAQEGMTAFLQRREPAWVRVR; the protein is encoded by the coding sequence ATGAGTGGTGTGTCGCCGTCTTCGGAGGAGTCCTCGGAGAGGTTCTTGGGGGAGTCCGCGGAGGAGTCCTTGGCGTCGGACCCGCAGGCGCCGGACGTCGCGGTGCCGTTGGTGCGGTGTGAGCGGGAGCGCGGGATCACCACCTTGACCCTGGACTCGCCGGGGAACCGCAACGCGTTGTCCGTCCGGCTCGTCGGTGAGTTGTACGAGGGGCTGGCGGAGGCGGCGCGGGATGAGGACACGCGGGCCGTGGTGCTGACGCACACGGGTAGCACCTTCTGTGCGGGGGCGGATCTGTCCGAGGCCACCGCTCTGTCCGAGGCCACCGCAGCGGGCGGCCCGGGCCCGGGCGCGCCGACCGCGGCGCCGCTCGCGCTGGCCCGGTTGCTGCGGACGGTGGTGGAGCTGCCCAAGCCCGTGGTGGCTCGGGTCACCGGTCATGTACGGGCCGGGGGGCTCGGACTGGTCGGGGCCTGTGACATAGCGGTGGCCGGGCCCGGTGCCACGTTCGCCTTCACCGAGGCCAGGCTGGGGCTGGCGCCCGCCGTCATATCGATGCCGCTGCTGCCTCGTATGGACCCCCGGGCCGCGGCCCGTTATTACCTGACGGGGGAGCGCTTCGACGCCGCGGAGGCGGCCCGTACCGGGCTGGTGACGGTGGCCGCCGACGATCCGGACGCGGCGCTCGGGCCCGTACTGGACGGGCTGCGCAAGGGCTCCCCGCAGGGCCTGGCGGCGGCCAAACGGCTGGCCACCGCCGAGGTCGTACGGGCCTTCGACCGTGACACGCGGGCGCTCGCCGAGGAGTCCGCGCGGCTGTTCGCCTCGCCGGAGGCCCAGGAGGGCATGACGGCCTTCCTCCAGCGGCGGGAGCCGGCATGGGTACGGGTGCGGTGA
- a CDS encoding acyl-CoA dehydrogenase family protein yields the protein MSPVIEPEEHRALRAAVAALGERYGRPYFAEVVRAGRHTDELWAQAAELGYLGVNLPEEYGGGGGGIAELAIVLEELGAAGCPLLMLVVSPAICGTVIARFGTEEQRRQWLPGLADGSRKMAFGITEPDAGSNSHRITTTARRDGDTWVLRGRKVFISGVDVADATLIVGRTEDARTGRLKPCLFIVPRDAPGFTRTLIPMELAAPDKQFELLLEDVRLPADALVGEEDAGLLQLFAGLNPERIMTAAFALGMGRHALTRAVEYARTRQVWKTPIGAHQAVAHPLAQSHIELELARLMTQKAAYLYDAGDDMGAGEAANMAKYAAAEAAVRAVDHAVHTLGGNGLTEEFGLASLITASRVARIAPVSREMILNYVSHQTLGLPKSY from the coding sequence ATCTCCCCCGTGATCGAGCCCGAGGAGCACCGCGCCCTGCGCGCCGCGGTGGCCGCGCTCGGCGAGCGCTACGGCCGGCCGTACTTCGCCGAGGTCGTCCGGGCGGGCCGGCACACCGACGAACTCTGGGCACAGGCCGCCGAGCTGGGCTATCTGGGCGTCAACCTCCCCGAGGAGTACGGAGGCGGCGGGGGCGGCATCGCCGAGCTGGCCATCGTGCTGGAGGAGCTGGGGGCGGCCGGCTGCCCGCTGCTGATGCTGGTCGTCTCACCGGCGATCTGCGGCACCGTCATCGCCCGCTTCGGCACCGAGGAACAGCGCCGGCAGTGGCTGCCGGGGCTGGCCGACGGCTCCCGCAAGATGGCCTTCGGCATCACCGAGCCCGACGCCGGCTCCAACTCCCACCGCATCACCACCACCGCGCGCCGCGACGGCGACACCTGGGTCCTGCGCGGGCGCAAGGTCTTCATCTCGGGCGTGGACGTCGCCGACGCGACGCTGATCGTCGGCCGTACGGAGGACGCCAGGACCGGCAGGCTCAAGCCCTGCCTGTTCATCGTCCCGCGCGATGCCCCCGGCTTCACCCGCACCCTCATCCCCATGGAACTCGCCGCTCCGGATAAGCAGTTCGAACTCCTCCTGGAGGACGTACGGCTGCCCGCCGACGCCCTCGTCGGCGAGGAGGACGCCGGGCTGCTCCAGCTCTTCGCCGGCCTCAACCCGGAGCGGATCATGACCGCCGCGTTCGCGTTGGGGATGGGCCGCCACGCCCTCACCCGGGCCGTCGAATACGCCCGTACCCGCCAGGTCTGGAAGACCCCCATCGGCGCCCACCAGGCCGTCGCCCACCCGCTCGCCCAGTCCCACATCGAACTGGAACTGGCCCGGCTGATGACGCAGAAGGCGGCGTACCTCTATGACGCGGGCGACGACATGGGCGCGGGCGAAGCGGCCAACATGGCCAAATACGCGGCGGCCGAGGCGGCGGTCCGAGCCGTGGACCACGCGGTACACACTCTCGGCGGCAACGGCCTGACCGAGGAGTTCGGACTCGCGTCCCTGATCACAGCCTCCCGCGTGGCCCGCATCGCCCCCGTGAGCCGCGAAATGATCCTCAACTACGTGTCCCACCAGACCCTGGGGCTCCCCAAGTCCTACTGA
- a CDS encoding carboxyl transferase domain-containing protein: MTVLHSRLDVTGPEYAANRADMLTKLAEIDAEHAKAIGGGGEKYVARHRARGKLLARERIELLLDQDTPFLELSPLAAWGSDYPVGASLVTGIGVIEGVECLVTANDPTVRGGASNPWTLKKALRANEIALANRLPVVSLVESGGADLPSQKEIFIPGGALFKDITRLSAAGIPTVAVVFGNSTAGGAYIPGMSDHVIMVKERAKVFLGGPPLVKMATGEESDDESLGGALMHATGSGLADHFALDEPDALRQARRILARINWRKAHPDPAPAPPPEYDPEELLGIVPGDLKVPFDPREVIARLVDASDFDEFKPLYGPSLATGWARLHGYPVGILANARGVLFSAESQKAAQFIQLANQRDTPLLFLHNTTGYMVGKEYEQGGIIKHGAMMINAVSNSRVPHLSVLIGASYGAGHYGMCGRAYDPRFLFAWPSAKSAVMGPQQLAGVLSIVARASAAAKGQAYDEDGDAALRAMVERQIESESLPMFLSGRLYDDGVIDPRDTRTVLGLCLSAVHTAPVEGARGGYGVFRM, encoded by the coding sequence GTGACTGTGCTCCACAGCCGGCTGGACGTCACCGGTCCCGAGTACGCGGCGAACCGGGCGGACATGCTCACAAAGCTGGCGGAGATCGACGCGGAACACGCGAAAGCGATCGGCGGGGGCGGCGAGAAGTACGTGGCGCGCCACCGTGCGCGCGGCAAGCTCCTGGCGCGCGAGCGCATCGAGCTGCTGCTGGACCAGGACACGCCCTTCCTGGAGCTGTCGCCGCTGGCGGCCTGGGGCAGCGACTACCCGGTGGGGGCCTCGCTGGTCACCGGCATCGGGGTGATCGAGGGCGTGGAGTGCCTGGTCACGGCCAACGACCCGACCGTACGGGGCGGGGCCAGCAACCCCTGGACGCTGAAGAAGGCGCTGCGGGCGAACGAGATCGCCCTCGCCAACCGGCTGCCCGTCGTCTCGCTCGTCGAGTCCGGCGGCGCGGACCTGCCCAGCCAGAAGGAGATCTTCATTCCGGGCGGGGCGCTGTTCAAGGACATCACCCGGCTCTCCGCGGCCGGCATCCCCACCGTCGCCGTGGTCTTCGGCAACTCCACCGCCGGAGGCGCGTACATTCCCGGAATGTCCGACCACGTGATCATGGTCAAGGAGCGGGCGAAGGTCTTCCTCGGCGGGCCGCCGCTGGTGAAGATGGCCACCGGGGAGGAGAGCGACGACGAGTCGCTGGGCGGCGCGCTGATGCACGCCACCGGCTCCGGACTGGCCGACCACTTCGCCCTCGACGAGCCGGACGCGCTACGGCAGGCCCGAAGGATCCTCGCGCGCATCAACTGGCGCAAGGCACACCCCGATCCGGCACCCGCGCCACCACCGGAGTACGACCCGGAGGAGCTGCTGGGCATCGTCCCCGGCGATCTGAAGGTGCCCTTCGACCCGCGCGAGGTGATCGCCCGGCTGGTCGACGCCTCGGACTTCGACGAGTTCAAGCCGCTGTACGGGCCGAGCCTGGCCACCGGCTGGGCGCGGCTGCACGGCTACCCCGTCGGCATCCTCGCCAACGCGCGGGGCGTGCTGTTCAGCGCCGAGTCACAGAAGGCGGCCCAGTTCATCCAACTGGCCAACCAGCGCGACACCCCGCTGCTCTTCCTGCACAACACCACCGGCTACATGGTCGGCAAGGAGTACGAGCAGGGCGGCATCATCAAGCACGGCGCGATGATGATCAACGCGGTGTCCAACTCGCGGGTGCCGCACCTGTCCGTCCTCATAGGAGCCTCGTACGGGGCCGGGCACTACGGCATGTGCGGCCGGGCCTACGACCCGCGCTTCCTGTTCGCCTGGCCGAGCGCGAAGTCCGCGGTGATGGGGCCGCAGCAGCTCGCCGGCGTGCTGTCGATCGTGGCGCGCGCCTCGGCCGCCGCCAAGGGACAGGCGTACGACGAGGATGGGGACGCCGCGCTGCGCGCGATGGTGGAGCGGCAGATCGAGTCGGAGTCGCTGCCGATGTTCCTGTCCGGGCGGCTGTACGACGACGGCGTCATCGACCCCCGCGACACCCGCACTGTCCTCGGCCTGTGCCTGTCCGCCGTCCACACCGCCCCCGTGGAGGGCGCGCGCGGCGGCTACGGCGTCTTCCGGATGTGA
- a CDS encoding acyclic terpene utilization AtuA family protein codes for MSGRGVLRVGNASGFYGDRFAAVREMLTGGPLDVLTGDYLAELTMLILGRERLKDPSRGYARTFLRQMEEGLGLAAERGVRIVTNAGGLNPAGLADAVRELARRVGVPVRVAYVEGDDLMAAGAGAGAAADVGDGAAVRLPAERAGAAAGTRLPAARAGSPGAQPRRGWEKGALTANAYLGGAGIAACLRAGADVVVTGRVTDAALVSGAAAAHFGWGPQDFDRLAGAVVAGHVLECGTQATGGNYSFFAAHDVHHPGFPLAEIAADGSSVITKHPGTGGAVTVGTVTAQLLYETAGARYAGPDVTARLDTVELVEDGRDRVRIEGVRGEPPPPDLKVGVTRLGGWRNEVTFVLTGLDVEAKAELVREQMEAALDAAAPGTGGRRPAEVSWTLARTDHTDAAVQEEASALLRLVVRDAAQEAVGRAVSGAAVELALASVPGFHLTAPPGKGEPYGVFEAVYVEAGSVPHVAVLPDGERVAIKPALSTRELVDACEPGLPAPLWYAGPTRRAPLGLVAGARSGDKGGSANVGVWARTDEAWRWLAHELTADRLRQLLPETAGLPVTRHVLPRLRALNFVVDGLLGAGVAARARFDPQAKAVGEWLRSRHLDIPEVLL; via the coding sequence ATGAGCGGGCGGGGGGTCCTGCGCGTAGGGAACGCGTCGGGCTTCTACGGGGACCGGTTCGCGGCGGTGCGGGAGATGCTGACCGGCGGGCCCTTGGACGTACTGACCGGGGATTACCTCGCCGAGCTGACGATGCTGATCCTGGGACGGGAGCGGCTGAAGGACCCCTCGCGCGGGTACGCCAGAACGTTCCTGCGGCAGATGGAGGAGGGGCTGGGGCTGGCCGCCGAGCGCGGGGTGCGGATCGTCACCAACGCGGGCGGGCTGAATCCGGCGGGACTGGCCGACGCCGTACGGGAGCTGGCGCGGCGGGTCGGGGTGCCGGTGCGGGTGGCGTACGTGGAGGGGGACGACCTGATGGCGGCCGGGGCGGGGGCCGGGGCCGCGGCCGACGTGGGGGACGGGGCCGCGGTCCGGCTTCCGGCGGAACGGGCCGGAGCCGCGGCCGGGACCCGGCTTCCGGCGGCGCGGGCCGGGTCGCCTGGCGCGCAGCCGCGCAGGGGCTGGGAGAAGGGCGCGCTGACCGCCAACGCCTACCTGGGCGGCGCCGGCATCGCCGCGTGTCTGCGGGCCGGTGCGGACGTGGTGGTGACCGGCCGGGTCACCGACGCCGCGCTGGTCAGCGGCGCGGCGGCGGCGCACTTCGGCTGGGGCCCGCAGGACTTCGACCGGCTGGCGGGCGCGGTCGTGGCGGGGCACGTGCTGGAGTGCGGGACGCAGGCCACCGGCGGCAACTACTCCTTCTTCGCCGCCCACGACGTACACCACCCCGGCTTTCCGCTCGCGGAGATCGCGGCCGACGGCTCCTCGGTGATCACCAAGCACCCCGGTACGGGCGGCGCGGTCACCGTGGGCACGGTCACCGCGCAGCTCCTCTATGAGACCGCCGGCGCACGGTACGCGGGCCCGGACGTGACGGCCCGCCTGGACACCGTGGAACTGGTGGAGGACGGCCGGGACCGGGTCCGCATCGAGGGCGTACGGGGTGAGCCGCCACCGCCGGACCTGAAGGTGGGCGTGACCCGCCTCGGCGGCTGGCGCAACGAGGTGACGTTCGTGCTGACCGGCCTGGACGTGGAGGCCAAGGCCGAGCTGGTACGGGAGCAGATGGAGGCGGCCCTCGACGCGGCGGCCCCCGGTACGGGCGGGCGGCGCCCGGCCGAAGTGAGCTGGACCCTGGCGCGTACGGACCATACGGACGCGGCCGTCCAGGAGGAGGCGAGCGCGCTGCTGCGGCTGGTGGTGCGGGACGCCGCCCAGGAGGCGGTGGGGCGGGCGGTCAGCGGCGCGGCGGTCGAGCTGGCGCTCGCGAGCGTACCCGGGTTCCATCTGACCGCGCCGCCCGGGAAGGGCGAGCCGTACGGCGTGTTCGAGGCGGTGTATGTGGAGGCGGGGAGTGTGCCGCACGTTGCCGTACTGCCGGACGGCGAGCGGGTCGCGATCAAACCGGCGCTCAGCACCCGGGAGTTGGTGGACGCGTGCGAGCCCGGGCTGCCCGCTCCGCTGTGGTACGCCGGGCCCACCCGGCGGGCGCCCCTGGGGCTGGTCGCCGGGGCGCGCAGCGGCGACAAGGGCGGTTCGGCGAACGTGGGGGTGTGGGCCCGTACGGACGAGGCGTGGCGCTGGCTGGCGCACGAGCTGACGGCCGACAGGCTGAGGCAACTCCTGCCGGAGACAGCGGGGTTACCCGTCACGCGGCATGTGCTGCCCCGGCTGCGGGCGCTGAACTTCGTGGTGGACGGACTGCTCGGCGCGGGCGTCGCCGCGCGGGCCCGCTTCGACCCGCAGGCCAAGGCCGTGGGGGAGTGGCTGCGCTCGCGCCATCTGGACATACCGGAGGTGCTGCTGTGA